From Natator depressus isolate rNatDep1 chromosome 7, rNatDep2.hap1, whole genome shotgun sequence, the proteins below share one genomic window:
- the LOC141991690 gene encoding histone H4, which produces MSGRGKGSKGLRKGGAKRHRKALHDNIQGITKPAIRRLARRGGVKRVSGLIYEETRGVLKVFLEHVIHDAVTYTEHAKRKTVTATDVVYTLKHQGRTLYGFRG; this is translated from the coding sequence ATGTCTGGCCGGGGCAAAGGCAGTAAAGGACTCAGAAAGGGAGGTGCTAAGCGCCATCGGAAGGCACTTCATGATAACATTCAAGGTATTACTAAACCGGCTATTCGTCGTTTGGCTCGTCGTGGCGGTGTCAAGCGTGTTTCTGGGTTGATCTATGAAGAGACCCGTGGCGTGCTCAAAGTTTTTCTCGAACACGTGATCCATGATGCTGTTACTTACACCGAGCATGCGAAGCGGAAGACTGTGACAGCCACGGACGTGGTTTACACTTTAAAACACCAGGGTCGCACTCTGTACGGATTCAGGGGTTAA